TTTACGTCTATGAATTTATGTGGTTATAGTAAGGATTATCGGAAATGCCGATATTTTCTGCTTATGCGGAATAGTCACTTTTTCAGCGGCGATGAATTTTACTTATCGATAACATGGAGAGGCAGGGGGAAAAATGTTTGGCTACCGTTCAACGCCGGCAAGAGTGCAATTGACAACTGACAGGCTGGTGGTGCGTCTGGCCCATGAACGCGATGCATGGCGTCTGGCCGAATACTATTCTGAAAACCGTGAATTTCTTAAGCCGTGGGAACCCGTGAGAGATGCGAGCCATTGCTACCCATCAGGCTGGCAGGCGCGGTTGAGCGTGATTAACGATATGCATAAGCAGGGCAGCGCCTATTACTTCCTCCTGTTGGACCCGAATGAAAACGAAGTGTGCGGTGTGGCGAATTTCAGCAACGTGCTGCGGGGATCCTTTCACGCCTGCTATCTGGGCTATTCACTTGGCCAAAAATGGCAGGGGCAGGGGCTGATGTATGAAGCGCTGCAACCGGCAATACGTTATATGCAACGTCAGCAGCATATGCATCGCATCATGGCTAACTATATGCCGCATAACCAGCGCAGTGGGGGGTTACTGACGCGTTTGGGATTTGAACGTGAAGGCTATGCGAAGAATTATCTGCTCATTGATGGCAAATGGCAGGACCATGTATTAACCGCGCTGACCAACGCCGAGTGGAAGTCTCCGCGTTAAGGAAAAATGATGAAATACCAATTGGATGCTCGTGAAGCCCGTGTGATTGGTTGCATGCTGGAAAAGCAGATCACGACGCCGGATCAATACCCGATGTCGTTAAACGGTATCACCACGGCCTGTAATCAGAAAACCAACCGTGAACCTGTGATGGAACTGAGCGATAACGAGGTCCAACAAACGCTGGATTTACTGGTGAAGAAGCACTTCCTGCGCACGCTCAGCGGGTTTGGTAATCGGGTCGTGAAGTATGAACATCGTTTTTGTAATTCTGAGTTTGGTGACCTGAAGCTCTCGCCTGCGGAAGTGGCGCTGGTGACGACGCTGCTTCTGCGCGGTCCACAGACGCCGGGCGAACTGCGTACGCGTGCGGCCCGATTGTATGAATTTTCTGATGTCGGTGAAGCAGAGTCTACCCTTGAACAGCTACAACAGCGTGAGGATGGGCCGTTTGTCGTCCGGCTGGCGCGGGAAGCAGGGAAACGGGAAAGTCGCTATCAGCACCTTTTCAGCGGCGAGGCCAGTCATGTTGCTGTCGAAGCGGACAGTGCAAGTGACAACTCATCGCTGGCCGAACGTGTTGAGGTGTTAGAAAAAGAGGTCGCTGAACTCAAACGTCAGCTTGCCGCGTTGTTAGCGTAATGAATCTGTCTCAGGGAGAAAATCAGTGATGAAGCCTCAGTTTGCGTCTGCGGAAAGGGTTCCAGAGAATAGCGGCTTGACACAGCGTCCGCGTATTGGTGTTGTTGGGCTGGGATCTATCGCGCAGAAAGCCTATTTGCCGATCCTCAGTCAGGCTGAACGCTGGGAGCTGGTTGGCGCGTTTTCTCCTGACCAACAAAAGACGCAGCGAATTTGTCAGGACTATCGGATGACGAGTTTCTCTGCACTGGATGAACTGGCAGCACAGTGCGATGCGGTTTTCGTTCACAGCAGCACCGCCAGCCATTTTTCCGTTGTGAGCCAGCTGCTTAACGCGGGTGTCGATGTCTATGTGGATAAACCGCTGGCAGAGACGTTGGAGCAGGCGGAAGCGCTGGTCGAATTGGCAGAGCAACGACAAAAAATTCTGATGGTCGGTTTTAATCGTCGTTTCGCACCGTGTTATCAGCAGCTAAAACAGCGGCTGGATCAACCGTCATCGCTGCGCATGGACAAACATCGGATTAATGGCGTTGGGCCGCAGGATGTCCGTTTTACCCTGCTGGACGACTATCTGCATGTGGTGGACACTGCGCTCTGGCTAGCGGGCGGCGACGCTCAACTGATTGATGGCGTGTTGCATGCGAATGCGGACGGTCAACTGCTGTATGCTGAGCACCATTTCCTGAGCGGCGGTTGCCAGGTGACGACCAGCATGCATCGTCAGGCGGGAAGCCAGCGCGAATGGGTTCAGGCTGTTACCGAGGGTGGGCTCTATCAGGTAGATGAGATGCGTGAATGGCGTGAAGATCGAGAAGGAATCACGATCCGCCCAGCGGTACCCTCCTGGCAGACCACGCTGGAACAACGCGGATTTGTCGGTGCGGTGCAGCATTTCATCGCGGCCGTTGAACAACGGAAACCAGCGGAAACATCAGGTAACCAGGCGTTGCTGTCCCAGCGTATGATTGAAAAATTGCTGGGAAAAAGCTGAAAAGTTCAGCGGTTATGACAATGCGCGGTAGCTATTACACGTGCAATGCGTAGACTAGTCGCACCTCGCAATCAGGATAACCTCAACGGGTTAATAATCGGTCCTGAACCGTTCAGAACATAATCGGATGAATCTACTTAAATCACTGGCTGCCGTCAGTTCCATGACCATGTTATCGCGCGTTTTAGGCTTTGTGCGCGATGCCATCGTCGCCCGTATTTTTGGTGCCGGTATGGCGACGGACGCCTTCTTTGTGGCGTTCAAACTGCCCAACCTGCTCCGACGAATTTTCGCGGAAGGCGCATTTTCACAGGCTTTTGTGCCGATTCTGGCCGAATATAAAAGCCAGCAGGGCGACGAGGCTACGCGGACGTTCCTCGCTTATGTCTCTGGTATGCTGACGTTGATTCTGGCGTTAGTCACCGTGGCGGGGATGGTCGCCGCACCGTGGGTCATTATGGTGACCGCGCCCGGTTTTGCCGCGACGCCAGAGCGCTTTGAGCTCACTTCGGATCTATTAAGAGTCACGTTTCCCTATATCCTGCTGATCTCGCTGACCTCTATGGTCGGTTCGGTGCTCAATACCTGGAACCGTTTCTCGGTGCCCGCGTTTGCTCCGACATTGCTTAACGTCAGCATGATCGGCTTCTCGCTGTTTGCCGCCCCGTATTTCAATCCACCGGTGATGGCGCTGGCCTGGGCGGTTTTGGTTGGCGGTTTACTGCAACTCGGCTATCAGTTACCGCATCTGAAAAAGATTGGTATGCTGGTTTTGCCGCGCTTGAAGTGGCGTGACCCGAGCGTCTGGCGTGTCATGAAACTTATGGGGCCTGCGGTTCTGGGGGTGTCGGTAAGCCAGATTTCGCTCATCATCAACACCATTTTCGCCTCTTTCCTCAGCGAAGGGGCAGTGTCATGGATGTATTACGCTGACCGTCTGATGGAGTTTCCTTCCGGCGTTCTCGGCGTGGCATTAGGGACGATCTTACTGCCGTCGCTGGCGAAGAGTTTTGCCAGTGGTAATCATGACGAATACTCCCGTCTGATGGATTGGGGACTCCGCCTGTGTTTCCTGTTGGCGCTGCCGAGCGCGGTGGCATTAGGCATTTTGGCTAAGCCTTTAACCGTGTCTCTGTTC
The nucleotide sequence above comes from Pectobacterium brasiliense. Encoded proteins:
- the murJ gene encoding murein biosynthesis integral membrane protein MurJ, with amino-acid sequence MNLLKSLAAVSSMTMLSRVLGFVRDAIVARIFGAGMATDAFFVAFKLPNLLRRIFAEGAFSQAFVPILAEYKSQQGDEATRTFLAYVSGMLTLILALVTVAGMVAAPWVIMVTAPGFAATPERFELTSDLLRVTFPYILLISLTSMVGSVLNTWNRFSVPAFAPTLLNVSMIGFSLFAAPYFNPPVMALAWAVLVGGLLQLGYQLPHLKKIGMLVLPRLKWRDPSVWRVMKLMGPAVLGVSVSQISLIINTIFASFLSEGAVSWMYYADRLMEFPSGVLGVALGTILLPSLAKSFASGNHDEYSRLMDWGLRLCFLLALPSAVALGILAKPLTVSLFQYGKFSAFDALMTQRALIAYSVGLMGLILVKVLVPGFYSRQDIKTPVKIAIATLILTQVMNLIFIGPLQHAGLALSIGLASCLNAGLLYWQLRKQDIFQPLPGWRGFLVRLLTAVIVMSLVLLGMLWWMPAWDDGNMTMRILRLLLVVVVGAGSYFATLALLGFRPRDFARRSV
- the rimJ gene encoding ribosomal protein S5-alanine N-acetyltransferase produces the protein MFGYRSTPARVQLTTDRLVVRLAHERDAWRLAEYYSENREFLKPWEPVRDASHCYPSGWQARLSVINDMHKQGSAYYFLLLDPNENEVCGVANFSNVLRGSFHACYLGYSLGQKWQGQGLMYEALQPAIRYMQRQQHMHRIMANYMPHNQRSGGLLTRLGFEREGYAKNYLLIDGKWQDHVLTALTNAEWKSPR
- a CDS encoding YceH family protein, giving the protein MKYQLDAREARVIGCMLEKQITTPDQYPMSLNGITTACNQKTNREPVMELSDNEVQQTLDLLVKKHFLRTLSGFGNRVVKYEHRFCNSEFGDLKLSPAEVALVTTLLLRGPQTPGELRTRAARLYEFSDVGEAESTLEQLQQREDGPFVVRLAREAGKRESRYQHLFSGEASHVAVEADSASDNSSLAERVEVLEKEVAELKRQLAALLA
- a CDS encoding Gfo/Idh/MocA family protein, with translation MKPQFASAERVPENSGLTQRPRIGVVGLGSIAQKAYLPILSQAERWELVGAFSPDQQKTQRICQDYRMTSFSALDELAAQCDAVFVHSSTASHFSVVSQLLNAGVDVYVDKPLAETLEQAEALVELAEQRQKILMVGFNRRFAPCYQQLKQRLDQPSSLRMDKHRINGVGPQDVRFTLLDDYLHVVDTALWLAGGDAQLIDGVLHANADGQLLYAEHHFLSGGCQVTTSMHRQAGSQREWVQAVTEGGLYQVDEMREWREDREGITIRPAVPSWQTTLEQRGFVGAVQHFIAAVEQRKPAETSGNQALLSQRMIEKLLGKS